tgaagaaaagcaccctatttcaaccaggtgaccatggattatatctcactctcctgaggataacacatgaacggatgttgcttgaacgccagcaaacatacactgcaatgctttgttgtacaatgattcccgagtacgtgttactggcctggagtggtatagtgtcctaccatgaaggacgcaataagtctgccctccccagaaaccttttgcaaaggctttgggagtatatccaggagagccgcgaatgccagggcagagtaatcctttcacatgcttgcttttaaaccatgtatagtattttaaaaggtacactcaccggaggtcccttctccacctgctgggtccaggaggcagccttgggtgggttcagggggtactggctccaggtccagggtgagaaacagttcctggctgtcgggaaatccggtttctccgcttgcttgctgtgagctatctacaacctcctcctcatcatcatcttcttcgtccccaaaacctgcttccgtattgcctccatctccattgaaggagtcaaacaacacggctggggtagtggtggctgaaccccctaaaatggcatgcagctcatcatagaagcggcatgtttggggctctgacccggagcggccgttcgcctctctggttttctggtaggcttgcctcagctccttcagtttcacgcggcactgcttcgggtccctgttatggcctctgtccttcatgccctgggagattttgacaaaggttttggcatttcgaaaactggaacggagttctgatagcacggattcctctccccatacagcgatcagatcccgtacctcccgttcggtccatgctggagctcttttgcgattctgagactccatcatggtcacttctgctgatgagctctgcatggtcacctgcagcttgccacgctggccaaacaggaaatgagattcaaaagttcgcggttcttttcctgtctacctggccagtgcatctgagttgagagtgctgtccagagcggtcaaaatggagcactctgggatagctcccggaggccaataccgtcgaattgtgtccacagtaccccaaattcgacccggcaaggccgatttaagcgctaatccgcttgtcaggggtggagtaaggaaatcgattttaagagccctttaagtcgaaataaagggcttcatcgtgtggacgggtgcaggtttacatcgatttaatgctgctaaattcgacctaaagtcctagtgtagaccagggcatagtaGCTAGTTGTAACTCTTAGCTGCCTGATGCCTATGAATATCCATGAAAGAGTGTACATTGTTCTTGGAAAAGTTAACTAGCTCAGTTAATCCAAGATGTCTGTTTCCCTAAGAATGTTCAAGAGGCCATGTCTACTTGCCACTTACCCTGGCATTTACAGTAAGTATAGAATGTATCAACTAGCCCTAAAGGGTTCAGACCTTCGTTTGTACAGTATCTATCGTACAGTATGAGTGCAGAGTTACAGTGCTATATAATACTACATAAAACTAAATACAGAATAGCAGAGCGATATAATAATACTGAGAGAAAGTGATCTAGAAAAGGGAGAGGAGATGTTTTCAGATGAGAAACTCATTGAGGCAGAGAGATacagggaggctgttccagatcagaggagagagagaggagagggagtGTTCAGAGTCAGAAATGAGCCCACAGTTATAGAGA
This region of Natator depressus isolate rNatDep1 chromosome 16, rNatDep2.hap1, whole genome shotgun sequence genomic DNA includes:
- the LOC141999910 gene encoding uncharacterized protein LOC141999910, encoding MQSSSAEVTMMESQNRKRAPAWTEREVRDLIAVWGEESVLSELRSSFRNAKTFVKISQGMKDRGHNRDPKQCRVKLKELRQAYQKTREANGRSGSEPQTCRFYDELHAILGGSATTTPAVLFDSFNGDGGNTEAGFGDEEDDDEEEVVDSSQQASGETGFPDSQELFLTLDLEPVPPEPTQGCLLDPAGGEGTSAACVSMITGSSPSQRLVKIRKKKKRTRDEMFSELMLSSHTDRAQTNAWRQIMSDCRKAQNDQEERWRAEESKWRAEERAEARMWRQRDERRQDSMLRLLEDQTSMLQCMVELQQRQLEHRLPLQPLCNQPPSSPSSIASTPRRPRTRWGGHRPTSHSTTEDCPQKRRLSFNKF